The Hypomesus transpacificus isolate Combined female unplaced genomic scaffold, fHypTra1 scaffold_283, whole genome shotgun sequence sequence TTTCCAAACGTCATTTGACTGAAACGGAACACGGAACAGTCTGGGCAGGGACAGTGGGTGCCATTGCGCGGGACTCTTTTTAGCGCTTGAaaattatttatgtatttgctGTAATAATTGCACTTGACAATCCACTAGATTATAAATCTACTGTAACGGGTTTACGGTGGTATAATGCATTAACGTGCTTAGCTACAAACGTGCGCTTCGCTTCAAATATATTGGGATAGCCTATAAGCATTTATGCGGTTTGTAAAGACGATGGATCCGACAGATTTTCTAGAAGATGAGCAACTTCTGCAGTTCCTTCACTGCAGGAAAACTGAACTGTCAGTTATCGAAGATCCACGTCTCTTTTTGAACCAGCTTAACGACTACAATCTACTACCGACTGATATGTACGAGGTGAGACGGAAATCAGGTCTGTCAAACAGTCCGAGGCTGAGTGGCTGTTGAAAGAGCCATTGGCCGCAgcttcaatgtttttttttatcaaaagtGGGTGGGTGGCTGATTTTTTATGAATATTTATTTTGTGGCTTCCTCAAACGTTAAAGGTGATGCATGAACAAAGCCAAATATCACAAACCTTAACTTCTGGTACTACTTCGAAAAGGCACTTTGGTCACACATTTAACCACCACCTATTTAGGTCTACTTCAAAATCATCCATAGTCTAATAGATTTCCAAAGATTTGTTGAAATCAAGATCAGTTTAGCCATTTTCCTACTCCAAAAATTGTTTGTGGTGTTAAAGGCAGGATCGTTTTGAAAAcgagtttgaaaggattcaaacctaAATATCCCACTCTcacttcaaagccactcctccAAATCACATTCGTGCTTggataggggttatgcggagcgctcatcgtttgaaccggaaaacagatgtaatcgtttccgcttctcacttctgtacacatctgcagcgctaggtgatcaaaataacttatattgacagggaagttcaaggattttataagttgtattactctctacattaggctaagtgtgacaggactaaagtgatgagttcatataacgttataatagcctaacgttagaccgtttcccaggaggtagcactaacgctagctctacacattaactacaacattacagtaggctacatagctacacaactagtgctaagttatcaatgaaatatatgaattcagcaaattaatttaagaagctcattttaatttagtgtcatatccataaaattattctggtttctatagctaggacctatccttcctagaaggaattaggTTTACTAGCCTAatactaggccaaaaaaaacgttaaagttagcaggtgtataagattacgctaccgacaaaattgacctgtaaataaatactgtcacactggtagttgttgcagttgattgccaaacactgcattctttgagtccacttggacttctacaggtacagtcttcgtttgactgttttaatcgtctgcgagcaaaaaaaaaaaaggctactccccagggtacttggggctctggaagtccgtttggcaatcctgtgtacatgggaaattgtaattaagggtagctcctttaatcaccggctatagtaggtggcctttactacgctgtgtttacctcaaaagcggccggctggaagtagttacatctgttttgtagaacccggaagaatgttgcgcataacccctagcccgtccaatcattgcattcggtcTGAATCAATGGTGCCGTATAATTGGTcttgtttattacagtcctgcgatGGCCACGGATATTGGTCTAatttcattttactgtcaaacctttagatttatTTGTTGCTATCATGATGTGAAGTTTATTGCAGCAAATATgtcaaaaagtgcttctcaacaacattacctACCATGCCTTTAACTCTTTAAAACTTCCTTTCCTCAGTTGTCATAACAGACAATAGGCAATCATAGGCAATAATATGTTTTTTAAACTTTGTGTACAGAAAGTGATCCGGACAAAGAGCAAAGCTCAGAGACAAAAGAGTGTGTATGAGATGCTGGACtggctggagaggaagagaccaCAGCACATCAAGCTGTTCTGGAAGTGTGTGTTCAAGGAACATCTCCTTCTGCACTATCCCACTCTGCGGCAGCTGCGCAGCAGCCTGATGGACGGTCAGTTGGTCCCCAGCAATGCTGCTGTTACATCATCACTTCAAGTTCCAATGTTGTCAGTCTCTACCTTAATAGGCAGATATTGAGGACAATGTATTCAACAATGAACCATGTTATAGAGCAATACTATTAGACTTATCAAAGAACCAGAATTATTTTGACTTATAATCATGTGTGTCGCACTTGTGTTTAACCCAGCGTCTGTTCATGTAGGGTCGTTTACATTCTCTGAAGAACTACCAGAAAAGGTGGAGCAGGGCATAAAGAAGAAGACAGCTCCTGAGGACGGGGAAAAGAtggggaagaaaaagaagacaaCAAGAAGTGTGAGTCTGGATGAGGAGAAGGCTGGGCCCTCCTCCCTGCACACCCCACGCAAGAGGAAGAAAGTCCAGAAGCCAAGCTTTGGTGAGTCCCAGGCTTCACTCTGGCTGCATTTGAATTTATTCCCTGAATCCTCTTTAACGTCAACGATAGGGTCAAAGGTTTTTAATTGTGCTTTTTGATGAGGtggccctctctgtgtgtgttctcagggacTCCTCTGACGAAGGGGCAGAGCAGGGACATCTGGACCTGGGAGCTGTACCGGACGCAGGTACCGGTCACATGTGGGGACAAGGAGGGCATGCTGTACAGAGCCAAGCTGGCCAAAGGTGAGCGGGACTGGATGAACAAACAGTGTGTTGCTTCATTTACCACCCACATACTGAGAGAAGTCTTGTGAAATCTGCCCTTCTGATCTTTGATCTTCAGCTCTGTTTGTACTTTGCCTTGGATAAGTGTACAAAATGAAATGAATATACAATGTCAATTCAAATTCAGTGATTAGCCTGGTTTGTCAGCAAAGAGCGTTGACAGTGACTTGGGTGTCATTGTCCGGTGTTTATCTGGCGTTGGTTTGACTTGCGTGGCGCTGCTCCAGGAAAGAAGTGCATCATAGTCAAGAACGAGTGGTTCACCCCCGCTGGCTTTGAGGAGTTTGGGGGAAAGAAGAGCTGTGGGAACTGGAAAGGGTCTATACGATGTGGGGACACCTCTCTGGACAAACTGATACAGGTGAGGTGACCAGACCAATCTGTTCCACTCAATGACTAGTCAGTGTTTCTGAGGGCATGTGAACATGATGTACTGTGTTAGAGGTCTTAGTGAAGATATTAATCAGTTGGAGAGTGTCTGAAATGTTGTCCCTCTTTTTGCGTCTCTTCATGACTTCCCCCTCAGGAAGGTCACCTGACATCTCCAGGCTTGACCAGAGACAGGAGCCACAGTCCAAAGGTGTGACACCATCTGCACAGTAGACTGGTTCATCTGCAGTTCTGTATGTTCTGCAGATCTGTATGTTCTGCAGCTCTAAGTTCTGCAGctttatataataataataaatcataaattGTATTTAAAGGCGCCTTTCTCGACACTCAAGGACACCGTACTGAGGTacaaaaaacattaaaatatgTTCAGCAGCTCTGTATGTGTGCTGCATGGTTGTATTAACCAACTGTCAGGTTTTATTCATGTGGAGACTTGGTGTGCTGCCCAGAATGATCTTGGAAGCTCTTTCAACAGAGACTCCAACAAATTGAAACATCTACGAACTACTGaaactgtgcttgtgtgtttggtgtgactGACCCCTGTCACATGACTGACCCCTGTCACATGACTGACCCCTGTCACATGACTGACCACTGTCACACCCTGTCTTCTTCTTGGCATCCCCCTCTAGATTAAAAGAACTCCCAGAAGCCACTCCAAGACCTCCATTACTGGTTTGTATGGAAAACATGAATGGGATGTCATTGACAAGAAACAGTTGTTCAGGCCTTAAGACTTCAGACCAAAATGTTTGCACACAATGAATCTGATTCCAATCAACTAGTCGGGAAAACCATCCAGTCATTTTAGCACGTATTGTGGGAGTGACTAAAGGACAGACacgatctagaacatgcagggcagggggtcctaAGGACTAGGGTTGGTAAGGCTAGTCCAGACCACCAGGATCACAGTTGaaatccccccacacacattgtCAGAATACACAACGGACAAACTAAACATTCATGTCATATAAAGGATGTTGATGCCCCAAAAAACTAGTATCATGCTAAATTGAATCCATCTTTGTCTGCTCTTCACTCAGAATCTGaatctgaggaggaggagagagagacaggagagtccGACTCTGAACATGACCGTGATGGAGGTCAACCTCAAGTCTTCAAAGTGACCTGTGGGATCATCAGTGGAGTCTTGCATAAGTACCGTTTTgcgtcaggtgtgtgtttggtgtttgtTTACATCCAGGAAAGTAGTGCTCCTTCCttgtctctcctcacctctccctgtctctcctcacccctccctccctgtctctcctcacccctccctgtctctcctcacccctccctgtctctccccacccctccctgtctctccccacctctccctgtctctcctcacccctccctgtgtgtgtgtgtgtcccagggacTTGTGGGAAGAGCATCCGTACGGAGCACAGCTGGATGACCCCCGTGGAATTCCTGAGTGAGGGGTCAGTCGCCTCAGATGACTGGAGATGGAGACAAGACATCCAGTGTGATGGGAGACCTCTCAGCTTCCTCatagaggtagagaaagacagagagagagagagagagagagagagagagagagagagagagagagagagagagagagagagagagagagagagagagacaaagacagacagagagagagagagacagagagagagagagacaaagacagacagagagagagaaagagagagagagacaaagacagacagagagagagagagagagagagagagagagagagagagagacagacagacagacagacagagagagagacagacagacaaagacagagagagagagagagatagacagagagagagagagagagagagagagagagagagagagacagacagacagacagacagacagacagacagacagacagacagacagagagacaaagacagacagagagagagagacagagagagagcgagagcgagagaaagagagagaaacttaGAGGAGAGGCATTTTATTGCTATTTTGTCTTTTTAGGAGGGGAGTTTGACCATCCATACCCGGTGTGCGTGCAGGCTCTGCAGCTCAGACCCTGAAGACCTGGTGAGTCTGACTCCTTATCACCCAGCCCCCAGAAAACATGGAGCTGCCTTCATCACATGACTGCAGTCGTCCCTGTGAGCCCTCCTCCTGTAGCTTAGATAGTGATGTCAGGAGGCCTGTGATGTCATGactcctctccttcactgtGTCAGAAGGAACAGAGCAGCGATGATGACTGCTTCATCTGCCGAGGCGTTGGTGACCTGGTCTTGTGTGACACGTGTCCTCGATCCTTTCACCAGGACTGTCACCTGCCCAGACTGGACAACGCCTTAGTGAAGTGAGGAgagggaacaagagagagagagagagagagagagagagagagagagagagagagagagagagagagagagaaagaaagagagagactgaggctgagtggggaggatgagagagagagagaattcagATGTGTTGGTACATTACAGTAGAGCCACATGATCCACTTGTCCTAGCCATGTGTGGTTTGTGTATTTCTGTAGTAGcgaatgtgagtgggtgtgtacaGTCTGTGTGTACCAGACCAGCAAAGACTGGCGCTACCCAGAAGGAAAAACCCTGCAAGAAGCTCATTCCTGCCCTGTCTACACACAGCTACTGGTGAGCTACAtctgctacctgtctgtctataagcctgcctgcctgcctgcctcctttctgcctgcctgcctgcctcctttctgcctgcctgcctgcctcctttcctgcctgcctgcctgtctgtctgtctaactgcctcctttctgcctgcctgcctgcctcctttcagcctgcctgcctgcctcctttctgcctgcctgcctctttctgcctgcctgcctgcctcctttctgcctgcctgcctgcctcctttctgcctgcctgcctgcctcctttctgcctgcctgcctcctttctgcctgcctgcctcctttcctgcctgcctgtctgcctgcctgtctgtctgtctgtctgtctgtctgcctatctgtctgtagATGGACTGTAAAGTAGAAATGTGTCTCCCTGACAGGAATGCCAGTATCTCCTCATGTATATGTACCATGCTGACGAGGAGAGGGTCTTTGCTACAGATTCCTGCCTTAAGGTTTGTTtatggaagggagggaggacagaataCAATAGGATATCGTTTTTTGGAACGTTTGTTAGTGATGTCCCTGCCTGGGTTGTGATATTGAggatgtttgtgtctctgtcagATCGAGGGCTACAGGCGTGTGGTCCGGACTCCCATGTGGCTGGACAAGGTGAAGGAGAAGCTCCAGCAGGAACAGTACCAGACAGTTCAACACTTCATGATGGACCTTCTGCTCATCTTCGACAACTGTGCCACTTTCAACAAGGTGAGATGAACAGGATCCACTGTCAAGGACCAGGAGATTTACACAGAACTCTACACGGAACCTCTAGTGTTCATGAGATGAGGCATGAGATGTACTCATTCTTCTGGTTTTGTACAGAGGTCGCCTTTACTATCAGTTGAATTTCTTGTCTTCTTCCATTTTGCAGGATGATAGAAGGATCCGTGATCTTGGATTCAAATTAAGGGATTGCTTTGAGAGCGAGTTCACTAGTGTTTTCAGGGTTCAACAGTAAACCTAtttctgtcacggccacagccgtgcccccctattgtttttggttttgccctgccctagtgtttccctgtcattgtcgtcacctgtctcgttcagttgtcgttagtttcattgtgttcacctgtgtcttgtttgtttctgtgtatttaggttcctgctttgtgtccagtctttgtcttagcattaccctttgtccctgcgtgtaccctgtctgtttcccgttttgagaattaaacccttttgtttttggaccatgcctgctgactctcctgcatttgggtcctacccctccacacgtcgtgacagaatgctaagaccaagatgggacccagcagagagttcacccaaccctttcctagggacccgcctggcctttggtggaccccgaagcctgcagctcaaggcccaccccaagtcctggttccagccccagccaaaaccccgactccagcctcggtcctgccctgggcccctgcctcgatcctgccctgtgcccctgcctcatcctgaggttgtgccgccctgcgcccggacgaagaaggttgcgccgcccagcacccagaccaccaaggctgttcctgccagggagtttcggccgcctgccgccagaacccagccctgttcctgccctgtacccctgcctcgttccttccctgtgccccagcctcgttcctgccttgtgtcccagcctcgttcctgtcctgtagcccagcctcgttcctgtcctgtagcccagcctcgttcctgcccagtaccccagcctcgttcctgcccagtaccccagcctcgttcctgcccggtgccccagcctcgttcctgccctgtgccccagcctcgttcctgccctgtgccccagcctcgttcctgccctgtgccccagcctcgttcctgccctgtgccccagcctcgttcctgccctgagcccctgcctcgccccgaggttgtgccgcccagtgccaggccatccgaggactcctggccgcctcctcctccgcccgaggactcctggtcgcctcctcctccgcccgaggactcctggccgcctcctcctccgcccgaggactcctggccgcctcctcctccgcccgaggactcctggccgcctcctcctccgcccgaggactcctggccgcctcctcctccgcccgaggactcctggtcgccgcctcctccgcacgaggacttctggcctcctcctccgcccgaggacttctggctgctgcctgccgcggtgcccgcgctcccaggcgcctcctcgtccgcgctcccaggcgcctcctcgtccgcgctcccaggtgcccccgtgctccggcgtccgggccgccccccggacctgcctctaccctctgccctgcctccgggtcgccccccggacctgccccgaccctctgccctgcctccgggccgccccccggacctgccccgaccctctgccctgcctccaggtcgtcccccggacctgccccgaccctctgccctgcctccaggtcgtcccccggacctgccctgaccccctgccctgccttgtgggtcgtcgggtgacgtcccttgagaggggggtactctcacggccacagccgtgcccccctattgtttttggttttgccctgccctagtgtttccctgtcattgtcgtcacctgtctcgttcagttgtcgttagtttcattgtgttcacctgtgtcttgtttgtttctgtgtatttaggttcctgctttgtgtccagtctttgtcttagcattaccctttgtccctgcgtgtaccctgtctgtttcccgttttgagaattaaacccttttgtttttggaccatgcctgctgactctcctgcgtttgggtcctacccctccacacgtcgtGACAATTTCATGCACCTTTTCTTGTTTTACTATGAGCTCATCCAAGGTGCTACTGTTTAATTATAATTATATTTGTTATAATCTAGAATAGTTTATATAGTTTCCTCAGATGAATCTGGGGTCTGTGTTTAATTTCTCTAATctacttttttttgtctttgttttaaaGTATCTTTACTGCAATAGTCGCAGTATCTTTACTGCGGTTAGGggatcaggctattaatcagaaagctGCTGTTTCGATTCCCGCCTGTAccaaaatgacgtgtccttgggcaaggcagttcaccttacttgcctcggggggaatgtccctgtacttactgtaagtcgctctggataagagcgcctgctaaatgactaaatgtaaatgtaacgttCATGTCTGAACTGTACTCTTTTAATACTGCAATGAACATTTTTTCAACCAAAACTTCTTGTAGCACAATGTATCTGTTACAGATAATTAACAATAAACAAACATGATTAATCCATTTAATATTGAATACCATATAGGATTTTCATAATGTCAATCGGATGAAGGGAGGTATTTTGAATGAGATGGTGAATGACGGGATGTGCATTTCATAGTTTCCAGAGCTGGCGTCGGAGCTATCAGAAAGACAATTCTATTACATTTCCTCACAGAGACTATAAGTCATGCAGCGCTGCTTAGAAAAAGAAaagctggctgctgctgctgctgctgctgcacgtGGAAAGCGTCATGAGTGTGCGTTGTGTTTTTTTGCAGTCCTTGCGTATGACATCACAGGTGTCAGCGAATCCCTGCCCAGAGTTGCGCATCAGCGTTGCGCAGACGTGTTTGGACAAGAAAGAACGCAGCCATTTCCCAAGCCTGTTATATTGCGTCAAGAGGGTATGCGCAGTTGGAACAAAATGATCTACGGAAAGTGCAATTCTAAGCGTTATTTTTTATTGTCACCTGTGAGCAAAGGAGTCCAGAGTGCCAAACTTTTATACGAATTATTTTTGATCATTTTAACAATTAATTGAACTCAGACATTGCATATTTTCTCCACACAATCCCGAAAAACATATTTCTAGACAAATCCTAGCTGCAGTTATGAACGTTAAAACGGAAGCGTCTTTGGTAGAGTATGCGTCGTCGTCGCTTTTTCCCGACAGTCCAGGTTCATGTACCCCTGCAGACGGTACCAGCAGAGCGCGTGGAGGAGGCGGATTCGCGACTAGACACCAGGAGAGCCCACCGTGCCAACAGCCTGCTGCTAACACCTCCGCTATCTTATTGTGTGAGTTATCCTTGTCGACCGCATTCAACATGCCGTGGTTTCACACGTTCATGTATTCCTTGCTTCAGACGTTGAGGCgtgtggttctgtgtggttCTGTGCGGGTTCTTCCAGGTCCTGTGAGCGCTGACAGGTTGTACTCCTTCACAGTCGCAGAAGGGAAAACCATTCTGAAGCTCTCCCCAGGTGAAGTCCGACTCTGGCCTCATTCTGTGTCCTCCGTGGATCGAGTTTCACCTTCAGTAGTCCTAAACGTTTGAAAGAACCTATTTCTAAGAAGTTTTAGTGCACTAGAAGCCTGTATTATTTTAACCTTTTTAGAAAGTTATTGCGGCAACTATAATTAAAATAACGAATTAACAGTTCCAGTATTAGTATATGCACATCAGATAATTAGTAATATCAGAATTATTCGCCAAGTATGTttccacaaacaaggaatttactgtggtaggaaggtgcatacgataAACATAATAATCTTAAATATAAAATAGtattaatataaaaaaatatattaatagtAAAATAATAAACCAAAGTATATCAGTATGCAATTCCTTAACTCTCATATTGACATCGTTTTAGAGTAGCTTATATGACATCAGAATATTAGAATTCCTGAAATTCAGGTAAGGCTTTGGATTTAGGTTTGCCACCCCAAGTTTTCTATGAAAGCACTGAATGAAGACTTCAACCccactccccaacacacacacacagctcccgcCATGCGCCCCCCTCTCTCAGCAGACAAGGTGACCACAGGAGAGTTCACCTACCAGAGCATCGTGTTCCTGATCGAGGCGGTGGGCCGCCGCTGGAGTCTGTACGGGACACGTGAGCGCTCGCAGCTCTTCCAGAGCGTCCAGAAGGAGCTCGAGGCCCAAGGTCACCCCCTGCCTGTGGAGCGCATCCGCCGCAAGTGGAACAACCTGATCGTCACCTACAAGAGGGTGAAAGACCGTGGCCGGGAGACGGGCCAGGCCAAAACCTCCTGGGAGTACTTTGAGGTCAGTGTCTAGTTTTGTCATGTCTTATATTTTATGTGACCACCCTGGTTGTTGTGGGTGTAAAGGTCGCTCCTTGAATCTTGACCTGTTCCCCCCTTTCCATCCTGGTCTCACTGTTCCCATGTTCCATGTTCACTCCCAACTCTCTgagtctctgtgtctccagatGATGGAAGCCATGTTGGGTGACACCATTGGAGCccaggccaacagcagcactgtcTCTGTGACCACCGTTCCCATGACAACTATCACTGCAGAGACTGTGGTTCCAGAATTCCAACCCCTTCTCTATCCCACCGGCGATATCCTCAGCACCTGTACTCAGACGCCCACCCTCGCCCCAACACCCCTCCCACCTCACAACCCCTCGAACACACCTCCCCCTGGGATGACCAATCAGACAGACCCTCTCAAGTCCCAACCGGCAgctgtccctctgtcctcccgTCGAGCTCTGTCCCATCTGAGTCGGGCTCGGCTGCACAGACAGAAGCTCAGCaggttctcctcctgctccttcccctcctgctcttccacctcctgctcctctaCCTCTCGCcaggcacagcagcagcagagacggCTGGAGGAGAGCAGCTCCCTGCTGCAGGAGGtgctgaggaggaaggaggagcaggCTGGTCTGGAGCAGGGGACCAGGAGCGAGGGCCGGGAGAGGAggcgggagaggagggaggtccgCATGGCTGAGTCCTTGGGAAGGATAGCCACCGCCCTGGAGCTTCTTTCCTCCAAACAGGACACTGTCATCGCACTGCTGCAGAGGTTggctgacaggaagtgatgtcaggaACAAGTGCTCTTGAATGGCATTGCTCAGACactgttttaatgttatttttcccctgcccccctcccattCTAAAACTTTCGATTGGAAAATAAGACATTGATGACGAGGCCAGGAATGAATTATAACATGAATTCGTATAACATGCTTGACAT is a genomic window containing:
- the LOC124463463 gene encoding nuclear body protein SP140-like protein isoform X1, with amino-acid sequence MRFVKTMDPTDFLEDEQLLQFLHCRKTELSVIEDPRLFLNQLNDYNLLPTDMYEKVIRTKSKAQRQKSVYEMLDWLERKRPQHIKLFWKCVFKEHLLLHYPTLRQLRSSLMDASVHVGSFTFSEELPEKVEQGIKKKTAPEDGEKMGKKKKTTRSVSLDEEKAGPSSLHTPRKRKKVQKPSFGTPLTKGQSRDIWTWELYRTQVPVTCGDKEGMLYRAKLAKGKKCIIVKNEWFTPAGFEEFGGKKSCGNWKGSIRCGDTSLDKLIQEGHLTSPGLTRDRSHSPKIKRTPRSHSKTSITESESEEEERETGESDSEHDRDGGQPQVFKVTCGIISGVLHKYRFASGTCGKSIRTEHSWMTPVEFLSEGSVASDDWRWRQDIQCDGRPLSFLIEEGSLTIHTRCACRLCSSDPEDLKEQSSDDDCFICRGVGDLVLCDTCPRSFHQDCHLPRLDNALVNSECEWVCTVCVYQTSKDWRYPEGKTLQEAHSCPVYTQLLECQYLLMYMYHADEERVFATDSCLKIEGYRRVVRTPMWLDKVKEKLQQEQYQTVQHFMMDLLLIFDNCATFNKDDRRIRDLGFKLRDCFESEFTSVFRVQQ
- the LOC124463463 gene encoding nuclear body protein SP140-like protein isoform X2 produces the protein MRFVKTMDPTDFLEDEQLLQFLHCRKTELSVIEDPRLFLNQLNDYNLLPTDMYEKVIRTKSKAQRQKSVYEMLDWLERKRPQHIKLFWKCVFKEHLLLHYPTLRQLRSSLMDGSFTFSEELPEKVEQGIKKKTAPEDGEKMGKKKKTTRSVSLDEEKAGPSSLHTPRKRKKVQKPSFGTPLTKGQSRDIWTWELYRTQVPVTCGDKEGMLYRAKLAKGKKCIIVKNEWFTPAGFEEFGGKKSCGNWKGSIRCGDTSLDKLIQEGHLTSPGLTRDRSHSPKIKRTPRSHSKTSITESESEEEERETGESDSEHDRDGGQPQVFKVTCGIISGVLHKYRFASGTCGKSIRTEHSWMTPVEFLSEGSVASDDWRWRQDIQCDGRPLSFLIEEGSLTIHTRCACRLCSSDPEDLKEQSSDDDCFICRGVGDLVLCDTCPRSFHQDCHLPRLDNALVNSECEWVCTVCVYQTSKDWRYPEGKTLQEAHSCPVYTQLLECQYLLMYMYHADEERVFATDSCLKIEGYRRVVRTPMWLDKVKEKLQQEQYQTVQHFMMDLLLIFDNCATFNKDDRRIRDLGFKLRDCFESEFTSVFRVQQ
- the LOC124463460 gene encoding uncharacterized protein LOC124463460 isoform X1, whose protein sequence is MNVKTEASLVEYASSSLFPDSPGSCTPADGTSRARGGGGFATRHQESPPCQQPAANTSAILLCPVSADRLYSFTVAEGKTILKLSPADKVTTGEFTYQSIVFLIEAVGRRWSLYGTRERSQLFQSVQKELEAQGHPLPVERIRRKWNNLIVTYKRVKDRGRETGQAKTSWEYFEMMEAMLGDTIGAQANSSTVSVTTVPMTTITAETVVPEFQPLLYPTGDILSTCTQTPTLAPTPLPPHNPSNTPPPGMTNQTDPLKSQPAAVPLSSRRALSHLSRARLHRQKLSRFSSCSFPSCSSTSCSSTSRQAQQQQRRLEESSSLLQEVLRRKEEQAGLEQGTRSEGRERRRERREVRMAESLGRIATALELLSSKQDTVIALLQRLADRK
- the LOC124463460 gene encoding uncharacterized protein LOC124463460 isoform X3, which gives rise to MNVKTEASLVEYASSSLFPDSPGSCTPADGTSRARGGGGFATRHQESPPCQQPAANTSAILLSPAMRPPLSADKVTTGEFTYQSIVFLIEAVGRRWSLYGTRERSQLFQSVQKELEAQGHPLPVERIRRKWNNLIVTYKRVKDRGRETGQAKTSWEYFEMMEAMLGDTIGAQANSSTVSVTTVPMTTITAETVVPEFQPLLYPTGDILSTCTQTPTLAPTPLPPHNPSNTPPPGMTNQTDPLKSQPAAVPLSSRRALSHLSRARLHRQKLSRFSSCSFPSCSSTSCSSTSRQAQQQQRRLEESSSLLQEVLRRKEEQAGLEQGTRSEGRERRRERREVRMAESLGRIATALELLSSKQDTVIALLQRLADRK
- the LOC124463460 gene encoding uncharacterized protein LOC124463460 isoform X2, yielding MNVKTEASLVEYASSSLFPDSPGSCTPADGTSRARGGGGFATRHQESPPCQQPAANTSAILLCPVSADRLYSFTVAEGKTILKLSPDKVTTGEFTYQSIVFLIEAVGRRWSLYGTRERSQLFQSVQKELEAQGHPLPVERIRRKWNNLIVTYKRVKDRGRETGQAKTSWEYFEMMEAMLGDTIGAQANSSTVSVTTVPMTTITAETVVPEFQPLLYPTGDILSTCTQTPTLAPTPLPPHNPSNTPPPGMTNQTDPLKSQPAAVPLSSRRALSHLSRARLHRQKLSRFSSCSFPSCSSTSCSSTSRQAQQQQRRLEESSSLLQEVLRRKEEQAGLEQGTRSEGRERRRERREVRMAESLGRIATALELLSSKQDTVIALLQRLADRK
- the LOC124463460 gene encoding uncharacterized protein LOC124463460 isoform X4 — its product is MNVKTEASLVEYASSSLFPDSPGSCTPADGTSRARGGGGFATRHQESPPCQQPAANTSAILLSDKVTTGEFTYQSIVFLIEAVGRRWSLYGTRERSQLFQSVQKELEAQGHPLPVERIRRKWNNLIVTYKRVKDRGRETGQAKTSWEYFEMMEAMLGDTIGAQANSSTVSVTTVPMTTITAETVVPEFQPLLYPTGDILSTCTQTPTLAPTPLPPHNPSNTPPPGMTNQTDPLKSQPAAVPLSSRRALSHLSRARLHRQKLSRFSSCSFPSCSSTSCSSTSRQAQQQQRRLEESSSLLQEVLRRKEEQAGLEQGTRSEGRERRRERREVRMAESLGRIATALELLSSKQDTVIALLQRLADRK